The DNA segment GCGGGATTTCAATGGCAAGAGAAAGTTCTCCACTGCTCATTCGTTTGTCAAGTTCGTCGTAGCTTTTAAGAGGAGGGTGTTCAATAAAATATCGTGAACCTGAAATATCCAGGGTATAATTTCGGCTAAGTGTTGTTTGATCGCGATCAAGCACTGCAAATCTTAAGTCCTCCACATCCATACTGATCCCGTATCCTATGATAAACATAAGTATAACGCTTCCAAGAAGTGCCAAAGTTCCGCGTACAGGGTCACGCTGAAGCTCAAGGGTTTCACGCAGGGCATAACTGAAAGCTCGAGTCAGGCTGAAACTTTGGTGTTTTACTTTTTTTGAAGATTTAGGCTCTGTATTTGAAATATTTACAGGTTTATTTTCTGGCTCATTTACAGTTGTTTTTATTTCTTCGTCTTGAGCACCTGCTTCTTTAAGATAGATGATAAAGGCTTCTTCCAAAGTTTTTGTATTACGTTTTTTTAAAAGTTCTTCAGGTGAGGCACTGACCAGTACTTTTCCGGCGTGCATCAGGGAAATCCGATCACATCGTTCAGCCTCATTCATAAAATGAGTTGAAATAAAAATTGTTACCCGATCTTTTCGAGCCAGATCAATCATAAGCTGCCAGAATTTATCCCGGGCTATGGGATCAACTCCTGAAGTTGGCTCATCAAGAATTAAAAGTTCAGGCCCATGCACCATGGCTACAGCAAGTGAAAGCCTTTGTCTTATTCCCAGGGGAAGATTATTTGGCAGGGTGTTGAGCACATCATTAAGATTAAAACGGGAAGCTATATATTCTAATCGTTTCGGGATATCTTTTTCAGGTAAAGAAAAAAGACGGGCATGAAGTACAAGGTTTTGGTGAACAGTAAGTTCGCTGTATAAAGAAAATGATTGAGACATATAGCCCACCCGCCTGCGTGTATTCATATCATGGGGATTTACTTCATTACCGAAAAGCCAGGCCCTTCCTTTGCTAGCAGGAAGAAGACCTGTAAGCATCTTCATTGTGGTGGATTTACCGCAGCCGTTGGAGCCTAGAAAACCAAAAATTTCACCACGGCGGATTTTAAAACTTACATGTTCAACTGCAGTGAAGTTACCAAAGTTTTTGGTAAGATCTTTAGCTTCAATGGCTATTTCGTCATTTTTTTCAGTGACAAGTGGAGGCACCACAACAGTTTGATGGCCTTGTTTTTTTTCTTTTGGAAGTAGTTCAATAAAGGCTTCTTCAAGAGATTTGGTCTGGGTCTTTTCATGCAGTTCCTGTGGTGAGCCTGTTGCCAGAATTTTACCGTCATCCATGGCCACCAGCCAGTCAAATTTTTCAGCTTCATCCATATATGCAGTAGCTACAATTACACTCATTTCATTGCGTTGATTACGAATGTTTTCTATTAGATCCCAAAATTGACTTCGTGCCAGAGGATCAACTCCAGTGGTAGGCTCATCAAGAATAAGAAGATCAGGATCATGGATTAAAGCACAGCATAAACCAAGTTTTTGCTTCATTCCTCCAGAAAGTTTTCCAGCAGGGCGCTCAAGAAAAGGATTAAGTCCGGTTGCCTTTGTCAGGTCATCAATACGTCGGCGTCTTTCAGCTGAACTATGACCAAAGAGTCTTCCAAAAAATTGAAGGTTTTCTTCAATAGACAGGGTGGGGTAGAGATTTTTACCGAGCCCCTGGGGCATATAAGCAATCATGGGACAAACTTTGTTTCGATGTTTTACCTCGGCGATATTGCCTCCAAGCACTTCAACCCTGCCTTTTTGTATAGCTCGGGAACCTGCTACCAAAGACATTAAACTGGATTTTCCAACTCCGTCAGGACCAATGAGACCAACCATGGATCTTGCAGGAATATCAAGGCTTAGTTCATCAAGTGCCAGGGTCTTTCCATAGTAAAGGCTGACTTTTTTCAGGCGAACCACAGGCAATGGATCAAAATTTTCAGTGTTGTTTGCAAAGCTGTGTGTATCCATTAATATGAACCTTTGACTTTAAGATGATCCGGCCAGTCTTTAGTTGGATCTAGACGTATATAAGCCATTCCTGGCAAGCCTGTTTTAACATGGAGAATATATTTTTGAAGGAGCTCTTTGGGAATCTGGGCTCTTACACGAAACATTAATTTTGCTCTCTCTCTGGAGGTTTCTACAGTTTTAGGAGTAAACTGAGCTACATCAGCAACAAAAGATATTTTTGCAGGAACCACATACTGGGGGGCTGCATCAAGGACAAGTCTTACTTCAGTACCCAGGGCAATTCTTC comes from the Desulforegulaceae bacterium genome and includes:
- the rbbA gene encoding ribosome-associated ATPase/putative transporter RbbA; this encodes MDTHSFANNTENFDPLPVVRLKKVSLYYGKTLALDELSLDIPARSMVGLIGPDGVGKSSLMSLVAGSRAIQKGRVEVLGGNIAEVKHRNKVCPMIAYMPQGLGKNLYPTLSIEENLQFFGRLFGHSSAERRRRIDDLTKATGLNPFLERPAGKLSGGMKQKLGLCCALIHDPDLLILDEPTTGVDPLARSQFWDLIENIRNQRNEMSVIVATAYMDEAEKFDWLVAMDDGKILATGSPQELHEKTQTKSLEEAFIELLPKEKKQGHQTVVVPPLVTEKNDEIAIEAKDLTKNFGNFTAVEHVSFKIRRGEIFGFLGSNGCGKSTTMKMLTGLLPASKGRAWLFGNEVNPHDMNTRRRVGYMSQSFSLYSELTVHQNLVLHARLFSLPEKDIPKRLEYIASRFNLNDVLNTLPNNLPLGIRQRLSLAVAMVHGPELLILDEPTSGVDPIARDKFWQLMIDLARKDRVTIFISTHFMNEAERCDRISLMHAGKVLVSASPEELLKKRNTKTLEEAFIIYLKEAGAQDEEIKTTVNEPENKPVNISNTEPKSSKKVKHQSFSLTRAFSYALRETLELQRDPVRGTLALLGSVILMFIIGYGISMDVEDLRFAVLDRDQTTLSRNYTLDISGSRYFIEHPPLKSYDELDKRMSSGELSLAIEIPPNFARDLKRGVPVEIGVWIDGAMPTRAETIQAYVKGMHLSWLTHNAKQNLGQDILTSAGIETRFRYNPDVRSLPAIVPAVIPLLLLMIPSMLTALSVVREKELGSIINLYVTPVTKSEFLLGKQLPYVVLAMGNFFLMTLLAVTLFDVPIKGSFATLTLAAFIFILFSTGFGLLASTFTKSQIAAMFVAIIGTMLPAIQFSGLLNPVSSLEGAGKLIGQIYPATYFFTISRGVFNKALALPDLYGLFGYMLMSVPVIIGLSIILLKKQDS